A region from the Neurospora crassa OR74A linkage group V, whole genome shotgun sequence genome encodes:
- a CDS encoding zinc knuckle domain-containing protein: MDSFAAPQGTRACFTCGQTTHQARDCPNKGAAKCYNCGNEGHMSRDCPEGPKDNARTCYRCGQTGHISRDCSQSGGGQSSGAECYKCGEVGHIARNCSKGGASYGGGYQNSGYGGGFGGPQKTCYSCGGIGHMSRDCVNGSKCYNCGESGHFSRDCPKDSGSGEKICYKCQQPGHVQSQCPSA, from the exons GCGGCCAGACTACCCACCAG GCCCGTGACTGCCCCAACAAGGGCGCTGCTAAGTGCTACAACTGCGGCAACGAGGGTCACATGA GCCGTGACTGCCCCGAGGGCCCCAAGGACAACGCCCGTACCTGCTACCGTTGCGGCCAGACCGGCCACATCAGCCGTGACTGCTCCCAGTCCGGCGGCGGCCAGTCCTCCGGCGCTGAGTGCTACAAGTGCGGCGAGGTCGGCCACATTGCCCGCAACTGCTCCAAGGGCGGTGCTTCCTACGGCGGCGGCTACCAGAACTCCGGCTACGGCGGTGGCTTCGGTGGTCCCCAGAAGACCTGCTACTCTTGCGGTGGCATTGGCCACATGTCTCGCGACTGTGTCAACGGCTCCAAGTGCTACAACTGCGGCGAGTCTGGCCACTTCTCCC GTGACTGCCCCAAGGACTCCGGCTCCGGTGAGAAGATCTGCTACAAGTGCCAGCAGCCTGGCCACGTTCAGTCCCAGTGCCCCAGCGCTTAA